The Chryseobacterium sp. 52 genome includes a region encoding these proteins:
- a CDS encoding TssN family type VI secretion system protein, whose protein sequence is MEISSVKGIFLRYILMPLIAVIMMFILGIIRRNKPAIKIKVIIIYFLLCSLCLALPGIFGFARNLFNPYWYLIAQIFYLIFGIIHVNLLHKYFRKHIDSLGMSILFESILSLTCIAFGGFLFTLIFNLMSKGTGFAVMAATSMVIFVVPMVFYYCYVQFISIPFDIYKTWRYSPEQRLPDFDGVDFDRLMVLNVELSKNLEDSNRFRIKAKTLPTGVTFGDWFYRVVDDYNHKNPNSIIHLSDIEKEPYYWIFYTKKSFFSFRKYIDFDQDISTNSISENEVVICKRVIQHEEEGVLKKL, encoded by the coding sequence ATGGAAATTTCTTCAGTAAAAGGTATTTTTTTAAGGTATATTTTAATGCCTTTAATCGCGGTAATTATGATGTTTATTCTGGGGATCATCAGAAGAAATAAACCTGCGATCAAAATTAAAGTCATTATTATATACTTCCTTCTGTGCAGTTTATGTCTGGCCCTGCCTGGAATTTTTGGTTTTGCCAGAAATCTTTTTAATCCGTACTGGTATCTTATCGCACAGATTTTTTATCTTATTTTCGGTATTATTCATGTTAATTTACTGCATAAATATTTTAGAAAGCATATTGATTCTTTAGGAATGAGTATTTTGTTTGAATCAATACTTTCATTAACATGTATTGCTTTTGGGGGATTTTTATTTACATTGATTTTTAACCTGATGAGTAAAGGGACAGGATTTGCTGTAATGGCTGCCACAAGTATGGTAATCTTCGTTGTTCCGATGGTATTTTATTACTGTTATGTTCAGTTTATAAGCATTCCTTTTGATATTTATAAAACATGGAGATATTCTCCTGAACAGAGGCTGCCTGATTTTGATGGTGTAGACTTTGACAGATTAATGGTGCTGAATGTTGAATTGAGTAAGAATCTTGAAGATTCAAACAGATTCAGAATCAAAGCTAAAACACTGCCGACTGGAGTCACTTTTGGAGACTGGTTTTATAGGGTAGTAGATGATTACAACCATAAGAATCCAAACTCTATCATTCACCTGTCAGATATAGAAAAAGAACCTTATTATTGGATTTTTTACACCAAAAAATCGTTTTTCAGTTTTAGAAAATATATTGATTTCGACCAGGATATCTCCACAAACAGCATTTCAGAAAATGAAGTGGTTATCTGCAAAAGAGTTATCCAGCATGAGGAAGAAGGAGTATTGAAAAAATTATAA